The Gemmatimonas aurantiaca T-27 DNA segment GTCGTCCGATCGTGATCAGAATCTGCTGCGTGCGCGTGGCGGTGCCGTCCACACAACCCACACCGGACACCTGCACGATGTTCGGGCCGAGGCTGGTGCTGTTGGAGATGGTCGCGGCGGTGCTGAAGTTGGCCGTGAAGGCGGCGCCGTTCACTTGCGCTGTCATGGTGCCGCGTGGCGGTACAACCGCGCACTGCGCCGAGGGGCCTGTGGGCTCGCTGCTGCCACCGCACGACGTGAACAACAATGAGGCCAGCACGATACCGGAGATCGCGAGACGTGACGACATGATAGGCGGGGCGTAAGGGGACGGTCGCAGGCGGGACAACACCGCATGATAGCGGGCGTGCCGTGGTGGCTTCCTCCAACCATTGCGCAGAACCCCCACCGAAACCGTCATCCGGTTCTCGGCGGAGTCACACGGTCGACTCACAGCGTTTCTGCGTCGCATACGACGCTCCAGGCCGGCGCCGGGTTCAGTGGCGAATACGAATCACGCCTGAGGCGGTCGCTCTTCGCTAGCCGGACCGTGCATTGGGCGGGTTTGGTCAACAGCGGGGGGAACACAGATCATACAGAAACAGAACAGACAGCACAGATACCAAACAAGAAAGAGATCATTTTCTTGTTTGGTATTTGGTGCAGTATCTGCGAATTCTGTATTGTTTCCGTGTGATCTGTGTTCCCCCCGCTGTTAGCCGGCTCCAAGTACGCCGCCGAAACTGCCGAGGCCATTTGTCGTACGGCGCTGCACCTCTCACGGACAGCCATGCGGCCAATCTCTCTCCTGCTTCTCCTACTCCTCGGCGCCTGCGTCTCTGTGCACACCACCACGCCGAGCAAGGCTGTGCCTCGTGTCGACTACCATCAACACTTGGTCAGCGCAGCCTTCGCGCCCATTGCGCAGCTTCCGGCGCGCGATGCGAAGGCGCTGCTGGCCGAGCTCGATGCGGCGGGCATCGAAAAGGCGGTGGTGCTGTCGGTGGCCTACAGCTTTGCCGACGAACGCAAAAATCTGCCCGACCCGGATCGACTGAGTCGTGAGGAGAATGACTGGACCTCGGCGCAGGTGACGGCAGGCCGTGGGCGTTTGGTGGGATTCTGCAGTGCCAATCCTCTGCGCCCGGCTGCGCTGGCTGAACTTGGCCGGTGTTTGAACCTGCCCGGTATGCGCGGGATCAAACTGCACTTCGGAAACAGCGGAGTGACACTGCGGGACACGGCGCATGCCGCGCGTCTTGTGCAGTTGTTTGTCCTGGCGGAACAGCGACGGGCAGCGGTGCTGGTGCACATGCGTGCGCGGGGAGGCGCGAATTTTGGGGCAGCGGATGCGCGGTTGTTTCTCGACCGGTTGGTCACTGTGGCGCCGTCCATCGAGATTGTGGTCGCGCACTTTGGTGGAGCCGGGCCCGGCTATCCCGCGCAGGCCGATTCTGTCATGGACGTGTTTGCGGACGCGGCCGAACGTGGCGATCCGAGAATGCGCAACGTGTTCTTCGATGTGGCCACGGTCGTCACGGCAGAGACCTCACCGGAAACGGCGGCGCTCATCGCCAAGCGCATCCGTCAGGTGGGAACGAAGCGGCTGTTGTATGGCTCCGACCTCTCGCCGCCGGGCGGAAGTATACGGACCGGATGGGAACTGTTCCGGGATCGTACGCCGCTTACGGAGGCGGAAACGCGAGCGATTGCGGGGAACATGACGTACTTTCTCCGATAGTCCGCACCTGCCTGTTGCACGTCCGCCCGAACGTCCGTCCGAACCTCATGACCCACCGCATCTTCACCAGTAAAGTCTCCGGCGTCTATCCGCACTACGTCACCAAGGCGGAGAAGAAGAACCGCACGAAGGACGAAGTCGACCAGATCATCCGCTGGCTCACGGGTTACGACCAGGCCGCGCTCGAGGGGCATCTTGATGCCGGTACGGACTTCCAGACCTTCTTTGGCAAGGCGCCGGCCATGAACCCCAACACGGCCCTCATCAAGGGTGTGGTGTGTGGGGTGCGTGTGGAGGAGGTGGAAGATCCGCTCATGCAGCAAATCCGCTGGCTCGACAAACTCATCGACGAGCTCGCGAAGGGCAAAGCCATGGAGAAGATTCTTCGCCAATGATGACACGGGTCGCATGTCCTGGCCGCGGTGGCGTTACCCGCGTGGCACTCATCGCCACTTGTGTGCTGGCCGCGTTGCCCACGGCGCTTTCCGCGCAGGTCAATGAGCCGGTGGCGCTGGCATCCCGGGCGCCGGTCGACAGCGCCCGCACTTCCCGTGAACGCCCCCGCGAAATGCGTTCGGGGAGCAATGCGGGGCGCGGCATTCTGTTTGGCGCGCTGATCGGCGGGGTGGTGGGATATGTGGCCAGCACGAGCATGTGCAAGCCCGGGTCGTGCGATGACAGTGCGCCCGTGCTGGTGCCCACCGTGTTGTTTGCCCTCGGGGGTGGTATCGTCGGTGGCATCGTAGGCAGCCTGACCGGACCATCGCGCAGCCCGGGCAACGCCAAGCTCGCGCCTCAATCCCCCAGCAGGTAACCCACGAATCACCACCCACTTGATCTTTGTGGTAATATGTAACAAATAAAGTAGCATGAAATCCGACAGCCGTCTGTCCGGGGTCTTGCACGTGCTGCTGCACATGGCCGAGCATGAGGGACCCAGCACCTCCGAGTCGCTCGCCCGCGCGATGGACACCAACCCGGTGGTGGTGCGACGCGTCATGGCGGGGCTGCGCGACCGGGGCTTTGTGCGCTCGGAGAAAGGGCCCGGTGGCGGGTGGACCATCGCCTGCGATCTGCGTCGTGTCACGTTGCGCGACGTATACGAAGCGTTGGGTGAGCCGCGGCTGCTGGCCATCGGCAATCGTTCCGAGGCACCGCAGTGTCTGGTGGAGCAGGCGGTCAATGCCACACTGGGCGATGCATTTGCCGAGGCAGAGGCGCTGCTGCTGCAACGCTTTGGCGAAGTCACCTTGGCGGCGCTGAGCGCGGACTTTCATGCGCGGTTCGCCAAGCGTGGGCGCTCGGGCAGTCGCAATCACAGCGGCCGGCACAAACACACGCGCCCACACGCGGTGACCATCGAGGACACCCATGATGCATAACACGACGTCACACGATGTCCTGGTGATCGGCGGGGCCTTTGCCGGCATGGCGGCGGCCACATACCTGGCCCGCGCGCGGCGCTCGGTGTGTGTGTTGGACACCGGCAAGCCGCGCAATCGCTTTGCTGAAGCGTCGCATGGATTTCTGGGGCAGGACGGCCGTGCCCCGCAGGAAATTCTCGATACAGCTCGAGCGCAGTTGCTGGGCTATTGGAACGTGCAGGTGGTGCAGCAGGAGGCCGTCACCGCGCGACGTGCCGATGAAGGGTTCGTGGTGACACTGGCCAGCGGCGAAGAGCACGAAGCTCGCAAGGTGATTCTGGCGTTCGGGCTACGCGATACGCTGCAGAACATCCCCGGTCTCGAAGAGCGGTGGGGTCGCTCGGTGTTGCACTGCCCGTACTGTCACGGCATCGAGTTCAGTGAACGTGCATTGGGGGTGTTGTATCGCACGCCCATGTCGGTGCATCAGGCGCTGCTCATCGCGGAGTGGGGACCGACTACGCTGTACCTGCACGGCGAAGAACTGGCTGCCGAAGATGCCGAGAAGCTCGCCGTCCGCGGTGTGCAGGTGGAGCCGGCGCGTATTGCGCAGTTGGTGGGCAACGGTCACACATTGCATGCCGCGCAGTTCGCAGACGGGCGCGAACGCACGCTCGAGGCATTGTACGTGGCGCCGCGCTCCTGTCTTTCGAGTCCGATCGCCCAGCAACTCGGTGCCGCCATCGACGACGGGCCGATGGGAGAGATGATCCGGACCGACACCAACCGCATGACCACCGTGGACGGGCTGTATGCGGCCGGCGACATCGCCCGTGCGCCGCACAGTGTGAGCTGGGCGGTGGCCGATGGGGTCACGGCGGGCACGTCGGTACATCGTGCGCTGGTGTTCGGATAGCGTCACACGTCGGTCGCGGGTGGGACCGGCGCTCACGGCACGCTGGCGCGGGACATGACGGACCATCAGCTTGCGGGCATTCCGATCCACCAGCCCCTCGTCACCCTTGCCCGCATCACCATGGTCCTCAGCAAAGACGAACTCGTTGGCCTCCTGACGCACGAAGTGAATGTGTTGCGTCACCTGATCACCAAGATCGACGCCACGTCGGTTGACTACCGTCCCACCGACTCGCAGCGCAGCTCCATCGAGCTGGTGCGCTACCTGGTCATGCAGGGACCGGCCATCGTGCAGGCCATCAAGACCGGCACGTTCGATGGCAAGGCGTGGGGCGCGGCGCAGGCCGCCGTGGATGCCAAGGATCTCGCGGCGCTGGATGCAGAGCTGGCCGAACAGTCGGCGTGGTACGCGGATCACGTGGGTGCCATGACCGACGAAGAGATGCGCGGTGTGATTCAGCTCTTTGGTCCGCCGGGCACCCGAGGCACGCACTTCGTGAATCTCGTACTCGCCAACTATGCGGCCTATCGCACACAGCTCTTCTGCTATCTCAAGCTGTGTGGCCGCACCGAGCTGACGACGTCGAATCTGTGGGCCGGTATGGACCCGAAGCCCAAGGCGTGACGTTCTGACGGCCGGCGCCTGGCCCAGGCGCCGGTCGATTGGTAAGCCCAGCTTGATACCGTGCGTCGTGGCAGCCGCTATGTCGCACGCCGTCGGTGGTGCTGTTTCATCAGGTTCCAAGACCCGGAGTCCTGATGTCTGCAACTACCATTCCGACGTTCGAAGCACGCGCCTACGCGGCTTCGAGCCCGACTTCTTCGCTTGAACCTCTCACGATCACGCGCCGCGCTCCGCTCGCGCAGGACGTGCAGATCGAGATTCTGTATTGTGGGGTGTGCCACTCCGACCTGCACACGGTGCGCGACGAGTGGCATAGTGTCATGCCTGCGCAGTACCCGGCCGTGCCTGGTCATGAGATCGTTGGCCGCGTGACCGCCGTGGGCTCCGCAGTGACCGGTTTCCAACAGGGGGACCTGGTGGCCGTGGGATGTCTGGTGGACTCAGACCAGTCATGCCCCCACTGTCAGGCCGGTCGTGAACAACACTGTGCGGAGCAGGTGCTCACGTACAACAGCCCCGACAAACACCTCGGCGGCGTGACGCTGGGAGGCTATTCGGCCAGCGTTGTGGTAGACCAGCATTTTGTGTTGCGTGTACCTGCGCACCTCGATCCGGCTGGCGCGGCCCCGTTGTTGTGTGCCGGTATCACCACCTATTCACCGCTGCGCCACTTCGGCGTGACCAAGGGTCACAAGGTGGGTGTGGTGGGGCTTGGTGGACTTGGCCACATGGGCGTCAAGTTTGCCAAGGCGTTTGGCGCCGAGGTGGTGGTGTTCACCACGTCCCCGCACAAGCGCGATGATGCCCGGCGACTGGGCGCCGACGATGTGGTGGTGTCTACCAGCGCCGAGGACATGGCGCGGCATGCCGGCACGTTCGATTTCATTCTCGACTGTGTCTCGGCCAAACACGACGTGAACGCCCTGTTGTGGCAGCTCAAGCCAGATGGCAAGATGACCCTCGTGGGCGCGCCGGAGCAGCCATTGGAAGTGTCGGCATTCAGCCTGCTGGTGGGTCGCCGATCACTGTCCGGCTCCAATATCGGTGGCATTGCCGAGACGCAGGAAATGGTCGATTTCTGTGGGGCGCATGGCATCACATCCGATGTGGAAGTGATTCCGGTGCAGCAGGTGAATGACGCCTACGAGCGTCTGCTGCGTTCAGATGTGAAGTACCGGTTTGTGCTCGATATGAGCACACTCTGAACACCTTGAGGTCGTAGTCGAACGAAGCCCCCTGATCGAGATGATCAGGGGGCTTCGGTGCACATTGGGTGTCAGATGGCAATCTATTGATAAATCTTCTTGATGAGTCGCAGTTGATGCAGCATGGGCGTCTTGAAGGGCGCGCCGTAGGTGAAGACCCTTGAACCCCATTCACTCGCCGCTGTCGTTTCCACTTCCAGTCGATAGCGGGTGGCGGGCATGTCCCGGAACGATACCGCACCATTGCTGTCGGACACGGCGGTGGCCAGCACCACGGGTGCCGTCACAGGCGGGACGTTGGGCGTCAGCGTATCACCCGGCATCGATGGTAACTGCACGAATCGCACGGTGGCTCCAGCGATCGGTGGTGCCACCCAATTGGAGTCCGGGCGCAGAACCAGCGAATCGATCCAGTTCTGCGACACGAGCGCGATGACGTCGAAACGCGATGGACGGGTGACAGGTCCCTGACCACCTGGAATGCTGTCCGGCGGCACCGAATCGCGCGCGGTGACGGTGAATCGCGCCGTATCGGCCTTGTCGCCGCGCGACACGATGATGAGCGCCACGCCCGCTGCACGGGCCGATACCGCCGCTCGCAGGCCGTCGGTGCCACGCCCCGAGTCTGGCAATACGGTGACGGTCGCAACGAGTGGATTGGAGCTGGCCCAGGTGGGTCGTACGCCGGAGATGGGATTGCCTGCGGCGTCGAGAATGCGTGCCTGGACCACCGCACCGTATCCCACTTGCAGCGTGGCGTTGCGTGGGTCGATGACCACCGACTCACCGCTGACACCATTGATGGCCAGTTGCACGTCGAGATCGTCCGCACGGGTGGCGGTCGGTGCACTGTCCTTGCATCCTGCCAGCACACCTGCACTCAGCAGAGCGGCTGCGGCGAATGTGCGTGCGTAGATGGAATGTCCTGCGTGCAACATGTCCTGACTCCTCAGAATGGACCCGATGACGATGCCTCACACCGAACCGCGCATGTGGTGGAGGCAGGGGGCGTCTGTGCGTGATACCTCCCGGTTCGCCCCTCGGGTCACCTGCTCAGATCATTCTGGCGTGCGACCAAGACCATTCAATGTCGAGCGCATTCCGGCGCTCACGGCATCACGTGGTGTGCGGCCTTGCTGCAGATCACGTTCGATGGTGTTGCGGAAGGCACTGAGCTCGCCATCGCGTGCGCCGCGCCGCAGCAGCGATTCCACTGACGAGACGGCGAGATCGATGGGCACATTGCGCAGTGCGAGCTCCGCCACGATGGTGAGCGGCATGGTCAATGATGCGACTCCACGCCGTCGTTGTGTGTCCACCAGTCGCGCAATGGCCGCCGGTTCGACACCGGCAAACAACACACTCGCTGCCGCCTTGAGTTCGTCGTCGCTTGCCGTGGCGCCGAGCAACTGCCGCCCTTCCCGCAAGCGCGACGCGAGTGATCGCACCGCGGCGAGAATGCGCGCATCATCGGCACCCTTGAGCACACCTTCGGCCACTTTGTCGCGAATGGCGTCACCCGGCAATCGTTCGACGGTGAGCGAGTCGACCAGTCGATCGATGGTGGTGCGGGTGAGGGCAGACATGCGGCCGGATGACGGGCTTTGTGCCTCGAGCGGACCGGCCGCCATCAGCAAAGCGATGCCCACCGCCACGCATGCGGTCGATGCACGATCGATCATTCTCTGCTGCTCACCAGGACCACCGAGTTGGGCATGCCAAAATCCTCCTCTGCTTCCGCGGGAGCAACGGGGTCACGGACGATCTGGCCATCGATGACAAATGCATACGTGTGTCGGCCGGCACTCAAAGGCAGCATGGTGGTCCAGGTGCTGCCATCTGGTGAGAGTACGAGCGGTGTGGCGTCCGCGTCCCATCCGTTGAAATCTCCCACCAGACTGACCCGTTGCACACCCGGCGCCATCACGGCGAACCGGACG contains these protein-coding regions:
- a CDS encoding amidohydrolase family protein; the encoded protein is MPRVDYHQHLVSAAFAPIAQLPARDAKALLAELDAAGIEKAVVLSVAYSFADERKNLPDPDRLSREENDWTSAQVTAGRGRLVGFCSANPLRPAALAELGRCLNLPGMRGIKLHFGNSGVTLRDTAHAARLVQLFVLAEQRRAAVLVHMRARGGANFGAADARLFLDRLVTVAPSIEIVVAHFGGAGPGYPAQADSVMDVFADAAERGDPRMRNVFFDVATVVTAETSPETAALIAKRIRQVGTKRLLYGSDLSPPGGSIRTGWELFRDRTPLTEAETRAIAGNMTYFLR
- a CDS encoding DUF2200 domain-containing protein, with the protein product MTHRIFTSKVSGVYPHYVTKAEKKNRTKDEVDQIIRWLTGYDQAALEGHLDAGTDFQTFFGKAPAMNPNTALIKGVVCGVRVEEVEDPLMQQIRWLDKLIDELAKGKAMEKILRQ
- a CDS encoding Rrf2 family transcriptional regulator, which encodes MKSDSRLSGVLHVLLHMAEHEGPSTSESLARAMDTNPVVVRRVMAGLRDRGFVRSEKGPGGGWTIACDLRRVTLRDVYEALGEPRLLAIGNRSEAPQCLVEQAVNATLGDAFAEAEALLLQRFGEVTLAALSADFHARFAKRGRSGSRNHSGRHKHTRPHAVTIEDTHDA
- a CDS encoding NAD(P)/FAD-dependent oxidoreductase, translated to MMHNTTSHDVLVIGGAFAGMAAATYLARARRSVCVLDTGKPRNRFAEASHGFLGQDGRAPQEILDTARAQLLGYWNVQVVQQEAVTARRADEGFVVTLASGEEHEARKVILAFGLRDTLQNIPGLEERWGRSVLHCPYCHGIEFSERALGVLYRTPMSVHQALLIAEWGPTTLYLHGEELAAEDAEKLAVRGVQVEPARIAQLVGNGHTLHAAQFADGRERTLEALYVAPRSCLSSPIAQQLGAAIDDGPMGEMIRTDTNRMTTVDGLYAAGDIARAPHSVSWAVADGVTAGTSVHRALVFG
- a CDS encoding NAD(P)-dependent alcohol dehydrogenase — translated: MSATTIPTFEARAYAASSPTSSLEPLTITRRAPLAQDVQIEILYCGVCHSDLHTVRDEWHSVMPAQYPAVPGHEIVGRVTAVGSAVTGFQQGDLVAVGCLVDSDQSCPHCQAGREQHCAEQVLTYNSPDKHLGGVTLGGYSASVVVDQHFVLRVPAHLDPAGAAPLLCAGITTYSPLRHFGVTKGHKVGVVGLGGLGHMGVKFAKAFGAEVVVFTTSPHKRDDARRLGADDVVVSTSAEDMARHAGTFDFILDCVSAKHDVNALLWQLKPDGKMTLVGAPEQPLEVSAFSLLVGRRSLSGSNIGGIAETQEMVDFCGAHGITSDVEVIPVQQVNDAYERLLRSDVKYRFVLDMSTL